In Nocardia sp. NBC_01327, the genomic stretch GACACGACCCCAGTCTGCCGCGCCCCCGGCTCAGGCCGCGCGGCGGCTCGGTACTGCGGTGGTGCGGCGTGTCGCGCGGGCGCCCCGGATCGCCAGCGGCAGCACCCAGGCCGAGGCGATCTGATCGGAGGTGAGGGCGGCCAGCGACAGCCGATTATGGACGAATCCGATGGAAAGTCCCTGCTGCGGGTCGGCCCAGCCGAAGGAACCGCCCAGGCCGATATGGCCGAAACCGGCGCGGGCGCCCGGCATCGGCAGCGAGTGGTAGCCCATATGCCAGAGCATGGGGAAATAGAAGAGCGCGTGATCGAGTCGGTAGGTCTCGATATGCCGCATGGTCTTGATGGTCTGCGGCGACAGGAAGCGGTGGCCGTTGCTCATACCGCCATTGGCCAGCGCGCCGTAGAGGGTGGCCAGACCGCTGGCGGTGCAGACGCCATTGCCCGCGGGGAGTTCGGTCTCCAGGATCGGCGGGTTGTCACCGTCGACGAACTCCTCGAGGCCCGGCAGGAACAGGGCGCGGGTCGCCGCGCCCAGCGCGCCGGGCAGACCGTAGGCCCGGCCCAGGAACAGGGAGACGTAGGTGGTGCCCACGGCGGCCAGGCGACTGCCCTGCAATTCGGCCGCGGTGGTGGCGGCTCCGGCCGGCGGGCGGCCCAGGTGGATGCCGTCGGTGCCGAGCGGTTCGGCGATCTCGGTGCGGAACAGCTCCGCCATGCCCCGGCCGGTGACGGCGCGGGCCAGACCGGCCAGCAGCCAGCCGAAGGTCAGGGCGTGATAGGTCGGAATGTTCAGCAGGTGATCGGGTTTCGCGGCGGCGAGGCGCTGCTCCATCAGGCGGTGGTCGAGAATATCGTCCAGGCCGCGGGCGATCTCCGGCAGGCCGGACAGGCCCGCGCGGTGGGACAGCAGCTGCCGCACCGTGATTCGCTCCTTGCCATTGGCCGCGAATTCGGGCCAGTAGGCGGCGACCGGGGTGTCGTAGTCGAGCAGACCGCGGTCGGCGAGACGGTGAATCACCGTGGCCGCAATGCCTTTGGTGGCGGAGAAGACCACGGCGCCGGTATCGGCGCCCCACGCGGTGGCGGGCGCGGCGTCACCGATCCAGGCATCGACCAGCGGCACGCCGTGCAGGTGCACCGAGAGCGCACCGCCGGCGCCCGGGTGACCGCCCATCATTCGCGCGAAAGTACGTACCAGGGGCCCGAATTCGGGGGTCGCGAACCCGCCCACACCGGTGGGTAGATCCGCGAGCGCCGGGGCGGTAGCGACATTGCTCACGGATCCAAGGTACGAGGCGCGCATCACCGAGGGCAATGGGATGACCACGAGAGTTACCGGCCAGGGTCCAGTGGTTATTTACGGTGTCGAATCGGTAATGCCGGTGTTACCCGCGCGTACGCTCGGAAGATGCGCGTACTGCGGTCGCTTTCGCTGGGCCTGTTCGTTGTGGTCGTGCTCGCGGTCGCGGGCTGCTCGAGTACCGCGCCGGCGCCGACGTACGTGACCGGAGATTGGCACGGAAATATCGAAGTGCCCGGTCAGCCGCTGGCGATCGGCGTCAACTTCACCACCGACGGCAAGGGCTCGATCGAGGTTCCGGCGCAGAACGTCTCGCACAAACAGCTGAGCGCGGTACGCAATGACGTGGATCAGGTCGAGTTCTCGATCCCGGAATTTCCCGGGCAGCCGGTGTTCAAGGGGAAGTACGACAAGGCCTCGGACAGTATCAAGGGCGACTTCACGCAGTCCGGGAAAACCTTGCCGCTGACGCTGACCCGGGGGCAGGTGGCCGGGTTGGCACGGCCGCAGGAGCCGAAGCCGCCGTGGCCGTACAAGTCCGAGGATGTCAGCTACCGCAGCGGGAGCATCACCATCGCGGGCACGCTGACCGAGCCGCAGACCGGCGGGCCGCATCCGGCGGTGCTGCTCATCACCGGCAGCGGGGCGCAGGATCGCAATGAGGAAATCCTGGGGCACAAGCCGTTCCTGCTGTGGGCGGACACCCTGACCCGGGCCGGATATGCGGTGCTGCGCACCGACGATCGCGGGGTCGGCGGCACCGGCGGGGATCTCGCCGCCTCCAGCTATCAGGATCTGACCGACGATATCGGCGCGGGTGTGGCATTCCTGCACGGGCGTTCGGATATCGACGGCACACGCATCGGTTTGCTGGGGCACAGCGAGGGCGGATATCTCGCGCCGCTGTATGCCTCGCGGCCCGACAGCGGTGTGGCCTTCGCGATTCTGCAGGCCGGACCGGCGGTGTCCGGTGCGGATGTGCTGCTGGAACAGAATCGGCTGATCCTGACCGCATCGGGCGCCTCGCCCGAAGCCGTGGCCGCGCAGGTCGGCTATATCTCGGGGCTGACCAGCATTATTCGCAATGGCGACCTGGGCGCCGCGAAAATCTATGCGCAGCAGCACAATGACAGCCTGCCCGCCGATCAGCGGGCTTCGGGCGAGACCATCGACACCCTGGTGACGCCGTATATGGCGGCGCTCATCAATTACGATCCGGCGCCGGCGCTTTCGGCGCTGCGCATTCCGGTGCTGGCCATGTACGGGACCAAGGATCTACAGGTTCCGGCGGGGCAGAGCGAGGGGCCGATGCGCAGTCTGCTGGGCGCCGATCCGGATGCCACCGTGCAGGTCTTCGACGGGCTCAATCACCTGATGCAGCCCGCGAATACGGGGCTGCCCAGCGAGTACGCCACCATCGAGACGACCATCGACCCGCAGGTGCTGAGTTATGTCACCGCGTGGCTGACCAAGCGTTTCCCGCCGCGGTAGTCGCTGGCGCACCCGGTAATTCATTGAAAGAGTGGTGACGTGGGAATCTACGAGAATCAGGTGCTGCCCCGGATCATCGATCTGTCCTGCGGCGCGAAGTTCCTGGATCCGGTGCGCAAACGCGTCTGCGCCGGGCTCAGCGGGCGCGTGGTCGAGATCGGCTTCGGATCCGGGCGCAATGTGCCGTTCTATCCCGCCGTGGTGAAGTCGGTGAGCGCGGTCGAACCGGTGGGACTGGGCTGGACAATGGCGAGCGAGCGGATCGCGGCGTCCGCCGTTCCGGTCGAGCGGGCGGGATTGGACGGGCAGGCATTGCCGTTCGAGGACAATAGTTTCGATTCGGCGCTGTCCACCTGGACACTGTGCACCATTCCCGATGTGCAGGCGGCCCTGTCCGAGATTCGCCGAGTACTGGCGCCGGGCGGGACATTTCATTTCGTCGAGCACGGGCTGGCGCCGGATCCCGGGGTGCAGGTGTGGCAGCGCCGGTTGAATCCGGTGCAGAAGACGCTGTTCGGCGGCTGTCATCTGGATCGCGATATTCGCGGGCTGATCGAGGACGCGGGCTTCGAGGTGCGCGCGGTCGATCGGTTCTATGAGAAGGGGACGCCGAAATTCATGGGTGCGCTGTCACTGGGCGTGGTCACTTCGGCGTGACAAGCGCACGCCCAGTGCAGCATCGGGCGTCTACCGCTGCGGCCAGCCACCGTACGGGACGGTGATCAGCTCCATATAGTGGCCGTTGGGATCCTGGAAGTAGATGCCGCGGCCACCGTCATTGTGGTTGATCTCGCCTTCGGCCCGGCCGTGCGGATCGGCCCAATAGGTGATCCGGTAGTCCATGATCTTCTTATAGGACGCATCGAATTCGTCCTCGGAGACCAGGAAGGCGTAGTGCGTGGGGTGTATGCCACCGGGGAGATCCGGCGGAACATTCGCGAAATCGAAGGTGACACCGTTCCCGACGTGCAGCGGTATGAACGGTCCCCACTCGGCCCCCACCTCCAATCCGAGGATCTCCGCCCAGAATTCGGCGGTCTCCCGATTGGCCTTGCATCCGACAATGGTGTGGTTGAACTGAATAGTTATGGGAATTCTCCTGTGTGAGTGACGATCCCGACCCTGGACCGGTGCAAGTCGGCCGACAGGAGCATCGCCACCCCTTCGACGCTAGCCACATATCCGCCGATTCGCCAATATCCTAGTGGCGGGGGTCACAGTGCCCGGCACGGCGATCACCGGCGGCGACGCTCAGCGGGTGGGTCCGGCGGAGTACTCCTGTTCGGGGCGGCCGGTGCTGCCGTAGCGCAATTGCATGCGCAGGCCGCCGGCGCCCACCAGCGCGGCGAGGTAGCGCTGGGCGGTGGCGCGGGAGATGCCGATGGCGAGGGCCACCTGGGCGGCGGACATGGGGGCGTCGGCGCGGCGAACAGCCTGCAGCACCAGATCTTTCGTGGGCGAGGCGAGCGCGGCGGGCTGCGCCGCCGCGCCGGTGGCGGTCGTCTGGCGCAGTGCCAGTAGGGCGGCGTCCACGTCCGCGGAGGCGATCTCCGGCGCCGACAGGATTCGCCGGTAGCGGGCGTATCCGGCCAGGCGGGCCGCCAGGGCGGCGTGATCGAAGGGCTTCACCAGGTAGCCGAGGGCGCCCGCGGACAGCGCGGCCCGGACGGTCTCGGATTCGATTGCGGCGGTGAGCATCATGGCGTCGAAGCGGATCTCGCGGACCAGATCGACCCCGGAGCCGTCGGGGAGATAGACATCGACCAGCGCCAGATCGAAGGTCGTCGCGGCAATGGCCGCGCGTGCGGCGGCGAGCGTATTCGCGACCGTGCCGACGGTGAAACCCGGTAGCGCCGAGACGATTCCGGCATGCAGATTGGCCACCCGGAAGTCGTCGTCGACCACCAGCACATTCAGCTCTCCAGCGCCCACGCGGGCTCTCCCTCTGTCAGCACACCCGGCAACCGGGCAATGAATTCCGCTCCCCGCAAAGCCTTCTCGGGCGCCAAGTCCCGATCCGCCGCACCGCCCGGATCGCCCAGCAGGACATCACCGCCGCGCGCCCTCGCCACCTGCCGCGACAATGCCAGTCCCACCCCGCGCCCGCCCGGCACACCCTCCCCGGCACGGGTCGAAACCCCTTCCGCGAACACCGAATCCACCAGTTCGGCCGCCACCCCGCCCCCACTGTCGGCGACCGCGATATGCAGCGTCTCCCCCTCCTGCACCAACTCCAGCTCCACCACAGCGGGGGCAGCATCGCCGCCAGTAGCGGACTCAAACCCACCGCGCGCGGGCTCGGCATCTCCGCCCACAGCGGGCTCAGCATCACGACGTGCAGCGGGCTCGGCATCACGGTGTGCAGCGGGCTCGGCATCACGGTGTGCAGCGGGCTCGGCATTACCGGGTGCAACGGGCTCTACGCTCGCGGCAATCGTGGGGTTCGCGCCCCCGGCGGCGACATGCTCGGCCGCGCCGAGGCGGGCGGCTTCGATGGCGTTGTCGAGGAGGTTGCCGAGGACGGTCGTGACATCCACGGGGGCTGCGAGATTCGCGTGTACCCAGGTGTTGGGGCCGAGGCGGAGGCGGACGCCCTGTTCGCGGGCGTGGGCGGCCTTGGCGGCGAGGAAGGCTTGCAGGTAGGGGTCGGTCACGGCATCGATGCCGGGCAGGACGGCGCCGAGGGGGCCGGAGCCCAGGAGCTCGGCGAGCAGGTGGGAGGCCTCGTCGGGACGGCCGGTGTGCAGCAGTCCGTTCAGCAGGTGCAGGCGATTGGCGAATTCGTGGCGCTGGGCGCGCAGTACGGCGCTCAGCGAGCGGACCGCATCCAGTTGGCGGGTCAGGGATTCCACGTCGGTGCGGTCGCGGACGCTCAGTACCGCACCGAGGGGGCGGCCGTCGCGGAGCACGCTGCGGGCGGTCACCACCACGATGCGCTCGCCCACCGCCGCCTGCACCAGCCGGCCGTCGGCGGCGCGGAACGCCTCCAGCACACGCGGAGTCAGTCCGAGGTCGTCGATATCGCGGCCGGGGGCGGCCTCGATGCCGAGCAGCCGGCGGGCTTCGTCATTGATGACGGTGACGCGCCAGGCGGTATCGGCGGCGACCACGCCCTCGCCGATGCCGTGCAGGACGGCATCCTGTTCGCGTACCAGTTCCGCCAATTCAGCGGGTTCCAGACCCAATGTCAGACCATGCCAGCGACGTGCCAGCAATACCGATCCGGCAATGCCCGCACACAGCGCCCCGGCGATCAGCAGCCCGGATCGGCGGAGGTCGCGCAGCAGCTGTTCGCGCACCGCCGCGGTCGAGATGCCGACACTGACCTCACCGACCACGCGGCCGGTACCGGGTTGCAGCACCGGCACTTTGGCGCGCACCGATTCGCCGAGGGTGCCGTGTTCGCGAATGACCACCTCGCCGCCCGCCAGCGCTTTGGAAGGGTCGGTGCTGACCATTTCGCCGAGCCGGGCACGCTCCGGATGCGCCAGGCGCAGACCCGCGTCATCGGTGATGACCACGAACAATGCACTGGTGCGCAGCCGGGCGTCCGCGGCGATGCGCTGCAGCGGGCCGTCGGCGAGATCGCTCCGCAGCCGCGGCCCGGGTTGCAGCGAGAAGTCGGCGTAGTGCTCGACCTCGGCGCGCACATCGGGTTCGGAGGCGACGGTGCGGGCGATCGCGAGGGCGCGCTCACCGTATTCGCCGGACAATCGCTGATTGCCGATATAGGCGAACACGCCGAAGGCCAGGCCGACGGTCACACCGACCACCGCGACCTGCAACAGCACGATCTGGGTCCGGAGGCGAACCGAGCGGGGGCCGAGCGAGAACACGGGCCACAGTGTAGAGAACGGCCCGCAAACGCCTGAGCAGAATGCGCAAAACGGGCGAATCGCCGCTTGTGCGGGTAGCGCGCACAACCACATGGGGTGTGACCGCCGCCACGTAGCTTCTCTCCAATGCCGCAGCACACACCTCGAGCGGCACGAAAGCAGGAGCAAGCGATGACCCCACCGCCCCTCGACCGCGGCGAGCCATTGATCGAACTGAGAGGCGCGACCAAGCGCTTTCCGGGCGCCAACGGCGGCATTCACACCGCGGTGCGCGATCTGAACTTCACGGTCGCCCCCGGCGAGTTCGTCGCCGTGGTCGGACCGACCGGCTGCGGCAAATCGACCACCCTCTCCCTGGTCTCCGGACTCGAACCCGCCTCGGCCGGACGCACCCTGGTGCGCGGCGCGGATGTGCGCGGCATTCCGGACGGCGTCGGCTACATGTTCCAGCAGGACGCCGTGCTGCCGTGGAAGAGCGTGCTCGACAATGTCGCTCTGGGACCGCACTTCCGGGGCGTGCCGAAGAAGCAGGCGCGGGCGCGGGCCGCCGAATGGGTGCGCACGGTCGGCCTCGGCGGGTTCGAGGGTTACTACCCGTATCAGCTCTCCGGCGGTATGCGCAAACGGGTTTCGCTGGCGCAGACGCTGGTCAACAACCCCGAGATCATCCTCATGGACGAGCCGTTCAGCGCGCTCGATGTGCAGACCCGGCAGCTCATGCAGGACGAGCTGCTGCGGGTGTGGTCCGGGACCGATGCGGCGGTCATCTTCGTAACTCACGATCTGGAAGAGGCGATTTCGCTCGCCGATCGGGTGGTCGTCATGACGGCCTCCCCCGCCACCGTGTGCGGCGACTTCGCGGTCACTCTCGAACGGCCGCGCAATGTCGAGGAGGTTCGTCTCACCGAGGAATTCCGCGACCTCTACAAGGAAATCTGGGAAACGCTGCGCGATGAGGTCGAGGCAGCTCGTAGTAAGGGAGCCTCCCGTGTCGCTTGATGTCGTATCGCACACCGCCACCTTCACACCGGAATTCGAGACCGAGGCGCAGATTCTCGCGCGGGTCCGCACACAGGCGCGCAGGGAGAAGATCCGCACCTGGGGGCTTCGGGTGCTGCTGATCGCGCTGTGGCTGGGTTCATGGGAGTTGACCGCTTCGCTGTGGATCGATCCGTTCTTCTACTCCAAGCCCTCGCTCATCTGGGATCGGCTCTACGAATGGTTCACCGACGGAACACAATTCGGGTCCATCTGGCTTCAGCTTTTCACCACCGTGCAGGAGGCGGTGCTCGGCTTCGTCATCGGCACCGTAGCCGGTGTGGTGCTGGGTGTACTGCTGGGTCGTAGCCGATACTGGGCCGAGGTGCTCGCGCCGTTCATCAAGGCGCTCAATGCCGTTCCGCGCATTGTGCTGGCATCGCTGTTCATCATCTGGTTCGGGCTGGGGCTCAGTTCCAAGGTGGCGACCGTCGTGGTGCTGGTGTTCTTCGCGGTGTTCTTCAATGCCTTCACCGGCGCGCGTGAGGTGGACGGCAATGTCATCAACAATGCGCGCATCCTGGGCGCGTCCAAGCGTCAGGTGCTGACCTCCATCGTGCTGCCGAGCGCCACCACCTGGATTCTGTCCAGCCTGCACACGGCCTTCGGTTTCGCGCTCATCGGTGCGGTGGTCGGTGAATACGCCGGCGCCAGCAAGGGTTTGGGCCTGCTCATCTCCAATGCGCAGGGCACCTTCGACGCGGCCGGGATCTATGCGGGCATGATCGTCATCACCGTGGTGGCGCTGGTGGCCGAATGGCTGATCGGGCTGGCCGAGAACCGGCTGCTGAAATGGCGTCCGTCGCAGGCTGCTTCGGGTCACGGGGTGTGAGCATGAGACATCGCAGAACCCTCGCGCTCGTACTGCTCGCCGTCGCCTCGCTCCTGCTGGTGACCGGCTGTCGCGACTCCCGGTCCATTCCCGTCGCGAACGGGCGGCCGCAGCTGACGATTATGGTCGGCGGGCTGGAGAAGGTGATCTACCTGCCCGCCATGCTCACTCAGAAGCTGGGCAATTTCGAACGCAATGACATCGATGTGCAGCTGCTGGGCGAACAGTCCGGTGCGACGGCCGAAACCGCGCTGCTCACCGGCGATGTGCAGGCCGTGGTCGGTTTCTACGACCACACCATCGATCTGCAGGCCAAGGATCAATGCCTGCGGACGGTCGTGCAATTCGCCGATGTGCCCGGCGAAGTGGAGTTGGTCTCCACCTCGGATGCGGCAACCATCCGCTCCCCCAAGGACTTCCGGGGCCGCAATCTCGGCGTCACCTCACTGGGGTCGTCCACCGATTTCCTCACCCAGGCCCTGGCCGGACAGGAAGGGCTGGGCACCTCCGACTACACCCGAGTGAAAGTCGGTGCGGGACAGACCTTCATCGCCGGAATGAATCACAATGGCATCGATGCGGGCATGACCACCGATCCGACCGTCGCCAAGATGGTCAGCTCGGGCGATGCCCGGGTACTCGTCGATATGCGCAATGAAGAGGGCACCCGCGCAGCCCTGGGCGGCCTGTATCCCGCTGCCTCCCTGTACATGCGGTGCGAGACCGTGGACAGCCACCCGGAGATCGTGCAGAAGCTGGTCACCTCGTTCGTGCAGACCCTGCAGTGGATCAAAACCCACACCCCCGAGGAGATCGCGGCGAAAATGCCCTCGCAGTACGCGGGCGGCGACCCGAAGCTCTACGTCCAATCTGTGCGCGATTCCATCAGCATGTTCAACGGCGACGGACTCATGAAACAGGAAGGCGCCGAGAATGTCCTGCGCATCCTGGGCCGGTACTCGCGCAATGTGCAGCCGGTACGCGACCGCATCGACCTGAACGCGACCTATACGAATCAGTTCGTCGAACAGGCCCTGAAGCCCCGAACCCAGTAATCCTCGGCTCGCCGACGACGCCCCGCCGGCATTCCGCATTCGATGAGGGGATGCGGAATGCCGTGCGTGACATCACCGACCGGTACACCGATCGGTGTGTCGGCTACTTTGCGGCGAATGAGCAGGGATAATTCGGCGGATGGCGGTAAGTCGAAGATTTGTGCTGGCTCTGGCCGGGAGTGCGCCGCTGTTGGGGCTGGCTGCCGGGCGGGCGATGGGCGATCCGGGGCTGACGCAGCCGGGGCGGGCAACTGTGCGGTACACGATGACGGCGTTCACCAATGCCAGTGAATCCGATCTGTATGTGTACGAATCCACCGATGCGACCAACTTTCAGCTGCTGCGGGGATCCGCGTACCAGCCGCCGAGCGGACTGCTGCGGGATCCGAGCCTGATCCTGCATACCGACGGGCGCTACTACCTCACCTATACGACGGGGTGGGAGGGGCAGACCATCGGATTCGCGCGCAGTGATGATCGGGTCACCTGGACGCACCTGGACGAGTATCAGGTCGATGTGCCGGGCGTGACCTCGACGTGGGCGCCGGAATGGTTCGTCGACTCGAATGGTGAAGTCAATGTGCTGGTCTCGCTGTCGGACGGGGTTCGCTTCACTCCGCATCTGATGACCGCCACCGATCCCGGGCTGCGATCGTGGACGCCGCTGACCCCGATGGTGGGACTCGGGCCGAAGTCCGATACCGGATACGGCTATATCGATACGACCGTGGTGCTGCATCGTGGGCAGTACTACGCCTTCACCAAGGACGAGCAGACCAAGTTCGTCGAACTCGCCGTTTCGGATCAGCTGCGCGGGCGGTATTCCTTTGTGCAGACCGGGGATTGGGCCGGGTGGGGATCACCGCGGGAGGGCCAGTGCGTCATACCGCTGCCCGGTGGCGGGTGGCGGATCTACTTCGACGCCTATGACGACGGCGAGTATCTCTACAGCGACAGCCACGACAATTTCCGCACCTGGACGCCGACCGCCGAACTTCCCGGGCTCTCGGGCACGGTCCGGCATTTCACGGTGCTGCCCGAACACAGCCGACCGGCAGCAGCGTCAGTCCACACGGGTGTCAGTGGGTATCGGTAGCGTCGGTGCTGTGGAAACTGGGGAACACATCCAAGAGCTCGCGGACCGCATCGTGGCGCTGCGCGACGGCTACTACCAGGGCGCGCCGCTGGTCGCGGACGCCGAGTACGACGCGATCGAGGACGAGCTACGCGGTCTGATCGAGGCGCACCCGGAGCTCGCACCGGATCCTAATCCGCTGGAGCAGGTCGGCGCGCCCGCGGTGCTGCACGCCCCGATCCGGCACTCGCGCCCGATGCTGTCGCTCGAGAAGTCGACCAAGCCGGAGCAGGTCGCGGCGTTCTTCGGCCGCTTCCCCGGCCAGTCGGTGGTGGTGATGCCGAAGCTCGACGGCCTGTCCCTGGCCCTGGTCTACGAGGACGGGCGGCTGGTGCGCGCCATCACCCGGGGTGACGGCACCACCGGTGACGATGTGACCATGCTGGTGCGCGCCCTGGTGGACGGCGTCCCCGAGCGGATCGACGTCCCGGGGCGGGTGGAGGTGCGCGGCGAGGCGGTCATGCTGCGTTCGACCTTCGTCGCCTACAACACGGCGCATCCGGACAAGCCGCTGATCAATCCGCGCAATGCCGCGGCGGGCACGCTGCGGGCCAAGGATCCGGCCACGGTCTCCGAGCGGCGGCTGCAATTCTTCGGCTTCGATCTCGATACCTCGGACGGCGGTGCGGCGGTCGATCTCGGCGAGGGTCTGCGGGCGCTGGGGGTCGCGGGCGCGCAGATGCGGCTGTGCGCCGATGCCGAGCAGGCGCAGGCGGCGATCACCGCGATCGAGCAGGGTCGCAATGATCTGGACTACGACCTCGACGGCGCGGTGCTGCGGCTGGCCGATCGAGATGCCTACGCGGCGGCCGGAATTCGGTCGAACTCCCCGCGTGGCGCGCTGGCGTTCAAATTCGCCGCCGAGGAGAAGACCACGCTGCTGGCCGATGTGGTCTGGGATGTCGGCAAGACGGGCAAGATCGTCCCGGTCGCCTGGCTGGAGCCGGTGTTCGTGGGCGGCACCACGGTCACGAAGGCGACACTGGCCAATCAGGAGGTGATCCGCGCCCGCGATGTCCGGGTCGGTGACACCGTGCTGGTGCGCCGCGCGGGCGATGTGATCCCGTTCGTCGCGGGTGTGCTGGATGCCTCCAAGCGCACCGGCGAGGAGCGCGAGATCGTGCCGCCCACCGTCTGCCCCTCCTGCGGGCAGCCGGTCACCGAGCAGGGCAATAGCCGAGAACTGTTCTGCACCAACGTCTCCTGCCCCGCGCAGACGGTGCGCAGGCTGATCCACTGGGCCTCGCGCGCGGCGGCGGATATCGATGCCATCGGCGGGGTGTGGATCGAGCGCCTGGCCGAGGCGGGGATTCTGGAGAACCCGTCGGACTTCTACACGCTGACCAAGGACCGCCTGCTCGAATTCGACCGCATGGGCGAGGTCTCGGCCACGCGCATGATCGATTCGATCGATGCCAGCCGCGAGGTCGGCCTGCGCCGCGCGCTGATCGGCCTGGCGATCCCGATGGCCTCCGACGGCACCGCCGCCCGCCTGGCCCGCGCCGGATTCGGCTCCCTCGAGGAGGTCGCCGACGCCGGCGAGGAAAAGCTGGTGGCCGTGGAGGATATCGGCCCGAAGGTCGCCGCCTCCCTGGTCGCCCACCTCACCCGCCTGCGCCCGGAACTCGAGCGCCTGCGCGAGGCGGGCGTCTCCCTGGACGTGCGCGAGGAGGATCTCCCCCCGGTCATCGCGGCCGGCGCACCCCTGGAGGGCAAGTCGGTGGTGATCACCGGCGCCATCAGCGACCCCCGCTCCGGCGAAAAGGTGGCCCGCCCGACCTTCCAGCGCCTGTGCGAAAAGGCCGGCGCCACAGCAGCATCCTCGGTCTCGGCGAACACCGACCTGCTCATCACCGGCGCGGGAGTCGGCGAAAGCAAACTGACCAAAGCCGAAAAGCTCGGCGTAACAGTCGTCGACCAGGGCGAGATCTGGACCCTCCTGATCGCCGCCAACATCATCTAGACCTGGCAGCCTCGAGGCTCCCCCGCACCGACCGGGCTCTGATGGTGGCTTTCTCGGCGTGTCGCCACGATCAGAGCCCGGTCGAGGCCAATTCACCGGTGCGCGAGGGGGATTCGGGTAGAGGGGCGTTCGAGGTGGGGCGGATTTGTTCTTGTTGATGTGAAAACTCCTTCTGCGCAGGGTATTCAGGGTGCGCAGCTGGGGGGCGAGGGGTGGGGGCGGTTCTCTCAAGGTGCGGGGTGGGGTGGGGAGGTACGTTCGGGGGATGGGGAGTTCGAACGGCGTGGGGCGCCGATCAGGTGGGGTTCGGCGGTTTTTCGTGATCTTGGCTGGGGTGGTGGTGGCGGGGCTGGTTGTGGGGTTGTTGCCGAGGTGGTGGTGTGGGCGGGAGGCCGAGGGGTGGTTCGAGGGGGATTCGGGGCGGGTGCGGGGGCTTGCCGAGGAAATGGTGGCGTTCGAGGCGGAGGACGATCGTAAGAGGGCCACGGGGGCGGGGGCGGAATTCGACGGGATGTGGGGGTTGCTCGCGCATCAGATGACGGCGCTGGGGCTGGCGCAGGTGTGTTTGGCGCATCCGGAGTGGCGGGACCGGTACGCGCCCATCGTGACTCGGGCGGCGGCGAAGAGTCTGCTGCCGGAGATGCGCGCCGAATTCACCGCGGCTTGGCACGGCGAGGACGGGTCGGCCGATCTGAGTAATCCGCGTGCGCACGCTTATCTCTCGTATCCCGCGCTCGCGCTCGGGATGGCCCGGCTGGTCGATCCGGCCTTTCCGCCCGGCCTGGCAGCACAGCAGGACGCGATCGTCGCCGCCTTCGAGCGGCAGTTGCTCGCCTCGCCGACCGGATTGCTGGAAACCCTTCCCGGAGAGGCTTATCCGACCGATGTGGCCGCCGTCGCCGCGGCGATAGCGGTGCACGGACGCTCGACCGGCATCGATCACTCGGCGGTGCTCGCGCACTGGGCGCAGCAGGTGCGCGCGGTACAGATCGATCCGGGCACGGGGCTGGTGGTGCAGCGCATGGGCACCGACGCGCACGCACACGACGCACCACGCGCCTCGGGAACCGGACTCGCGGCCTACTTCGCCGGATTCGCGGACCGGGCGCTCGCCGGCGAGCTGGCGACCGGATTGTTCCACCAGGAGCGCGGCATCCTCGGCTTCAGCGCGATCCACGAGTACGGCGGCGGCCACAACGGCGCCGGAGATATCGACAGCGGCCCCGTAATCCTCGGAATATCCGTCTCCGCCACCAGCTTCGCACTCGCCCCGGCCCGCGCCTTCGGCCACCGCGACCTCTTCACCCGCCTGTTCCGC encodes the following:
- a CDS encoding serine hydrolase domain-containing protein gives rise to the protein MSNVATAPALADLPTGVGGFATPEFGPLVRTFARMMGGHPGAGGALSVHLHGVPLVDAWIGDAAPATAWGADTGAVVFSATKGIAATVIHRLADRGLLDYDTPVAAYWPEFAANGKERITVRQLLSHRAGLSGLPEIARGLDDILDHRLMEQRLAAAKPDHLLNIPTYHALTFGWLLAGLARAVTGRGMAELFRTEIAEPLGTDGIHLGRPPAGAATTAAELQGSRLAAVGTTYVSLFLGRAYGLPGALGAATRALFLPGLEEFVDGDNPPILETELPAGNGVCTASGLATLYGALANGGMSNGHRFLSPQTIKTMRHIETYRLDHALFYFPMLWHMGYHSLPMPGARAGFGHIGLGGSFGWADPQQGLSIGFVHNRLSLAALTSDQIASAWVLPLAIRGARATRRTTAVPSRRAA
- a CDS encoding alpha/beta hydrolase family protein → MRVLRSLSLGLFVVVVLAVAGCSSTAPAPTYVTGDWHGNIEVPGQPLAIGVNFTTDGKGSIEVPAQNVSHKQLSAVRNDVDQVEFSIPEFPGQPVFKGKYDKASDSIKGDFTQSGKTLPLTLTRGQVAGLARPQEPKPPWPYKSEDVSYRSGSITIAGTLTEPQTGGPHPAVLLITGSGAQDRNEEILGHKPFLLWADTLTRAGYAVLRTDDRGVGGTGGDLAASSYQDLTDDIGAGVAFLHGRSDIDGTRIGLLGHSEGGYLAPLYASRPDSGVAFAILQAGPAVSGADVLLEQNRLILTASGASPEAVAAQVGYISGLTSIIRNGDLGAAKIYAQQHNDSLPADQRASGETIDTLVTPYMAALINYDPAPALSALRIPVLAMYGTKDLQVPAGQSEGPMRSLLGADPDATVQVFDGLNHLMQPANTGLPSEYATIETTIDPQVLSYVTAWLTKRFPPR
- a CDS encoding class I SAM-dependent methyltransferase, which produces MGIYENQVLPRIIDLSCGAKFLDPVRKRVCAGLSGRVVEIGFGSGRNVPFYPAVVKSVSAVEPVGLGWTMASERIAASAVPVERAGLDGQALPFEDNSFDSALSTWTLCTIPDVQAALSEIRRVLAPGGTFHFVEHGLAPDPGVQVWQRRLNPVQKTLFGGCHLDRDIRGLIEDAGFEVRAVDRFYEKGTPKFMGALSLGVVTSA
- a CDS encoding VOC family protein is translated as MPITIQFNHTIVGCKANRETAEFWAEILGLEVGAEWGPFIPLHVGNGVTFDFANVPPDLPGGIHPTHYAFLVSEDEFDASYKKIMDYRITYWADPHGRAEGEINHNDGGRGIYFQDPNGHYMELITVPYGGWPQR
- a CDS encoding response regulator; translated protein: MGAGELNVLVVDDDFRVANLHAGIVSALPGFTVGTVANTLAAARAAIAATTFDLALVDVYLPDGSGVDLVREIRFDAMMLTAAIESETVRAALSAGALGYLVKPFDHAALAARLAGYARYRRILSAPEIASADVDAALLALRQTTATGAAAQPAALASPTKDLVLQAVRRADAPMSAAQVALAIGISRATAQRYLAALVGAGGLRMQLRYGSTGRPEQEYSAGPTR